From the Bombus huntii isolate Logan2020A unplaced genomic scaffold, iyBomHunt1.1 ctg00000052.1, whole genome shotgun sequence genome, the window gctataggattactcaatgcctttgttaaatggagagttcgtcccgttgaccgcggccacGTTCGCCGACTAATTGTCGaattgagcccaagctcattgtcacaagacttaaacaaatacaattggttagaatgacggcaaatcgtttagttacaactgtagattttaattacaatgtttctatggattttcccgaggtttcagagggaaggcaccggtgtcatcttatctccgacaagtataattttataacgtattacgttagatagaataacgtaataacgtattacgttatatagtataacgttataacgatttacattatatagagtaacgttataacacatGACGTTCAGCAGaataacgttacgacgtattacgatatatagaataacgtaataacgtattacgttatatggtataacgttataacgtattacgttatatggtataacattataccgtattacgttatatactgtaacgttataacgtatgacattacatagaataacgttataacgtattacgttacatggtataacgttataacgtattacgttatatagtaaaacgttataccgtattacgttatatagtgtaacgttataacggatgacgttacatagaataacgttctaacgttttacattgtatagtataacgttataacgtattacgtaatatactataacgttatatgctttaactttatgacgtattacgttttatagtataaagttataacgtattacgttatatagtaaaactttataacgtattacgttttatagtataaagttataacgtattacgttatatggtataacgttataccgtattacgttatatagtgtaacgttataacggatgacgttacatagaataacgttataaggtattacgttacatggtataacgttataacgtattaagttatatagtataacgttataacgtattacgttatatggtataacgttataccgtattacgttatatagtgtaacgttataacggatgacgttacatagaataacgttataacgtattacgttatatggtataacgttataacgtattgcgttttatagtataacgttataacatattacgttatatggtataacgttataccgtattacgttatatagtgtaacgttataacggatgacgttacatagaataacgttctaactttttacattgtatagtataacgttataacgtattacgtaatatactacaacgttatatgctttaactttatgacgtattacgttttatagtataaagttataacgtattacgttatatagtaaaactttataacgtattacgttttatagtataaagttataacgtattacgttatatgatataacgttataacgtattacattatatagtgtaacgttataacgtatggcgttacatagtataacgttataacgtattacgttatatagtataacgtactagcgtattacattatatagcgtgacgttataacgtatgacgttacatagaataacgctataacgtactacgttatatggcataacgttataacgtattacgttatatagtataacgttatatggtataacgttataacatattacgttttatagtgtaaagttataacccattacgttatatactataacgttataacgtattacgttatatggtataacgttataacgtattacgttttaaagtttaaaggtataacgtattacattatatagtataacgttatatggaataacgttataacatattacgttttatagtgtaaagttgtaacgtattacgttatacagtataacgttataccgtactacgttatatagcataacgttataatgtattactttatatagtataactttataacgtatgacgttacttagaataacgttataacgtattacgtcatatggtataacgttataacgtattgtattttatagaataacgttataacgtattacattatatggtataacgttataacgtattacgttatatagtataacgttatgacgtattaatttatatggtataacgttgtaacgtattgcgttatatggtataacgttgtaacgtattacgtgttatagaataacgttataacggtttaacgttatatagtataacgttataccgtattacattatatagtgtaacgttatatcgtatgacgttccatagaataacgttataacgtattacgacatatggtataactttataactcATTACGTCTAAGAGAATACCggattacattatatagtgtaacgttataacgtatgacgttccacagaataacgttataacgtattacgatatatggtataacgttataacgtattacgttatatagtataacgtgataacgtattccgttatatagtataacgttataacgtgttacgttaggtagtataacgttataacgtattacggtatatagaataacgtaatgacgtattacgttatatagtataacgttataacgtattccgttatatagtataacgttataacgaattacgttaggtagtgtagcattataacgtattacgttatatagtataactttataacgtattacgttttatagtataaagctataacgtattacgttatatagtataacgtaataacgtattacgttatatagcataactttatgacgtattacgttagatagaataacgtaataacgtattatgttttatggtatgacgttataacgtattacgttatatggtataacgttataacgtattacgttttatagaataacgttataacgtattacgttgggTAGTTTGGACGAAAAACTTACATCCGGCGGAAGCGGTGCCGCACCGGAAACGATCTCTCTCACGCTGCTGAAATCGTAATTTGGCACCATTGGATGCTTCGCAAGACCAACTAAAACTGGAGGGACCAATGGTATATGCGtaattctgtatttttctACGGAACTGAGTAACGTTTCTAACTCGAAATTTCCCATTATGTACACAGCTGCACCGCAACTTATTGCCGTATTCATCATTCCGAACGCATAACCGTGAAATAATGGCAAGAAAACTAGTATTCGGTCTCCACGTCGAATATCCATTGATCCTGGGGCACTTCGATTATGAACAAAATGCAATTgaatcgaatatttataatttcaactaGAATGATAAGAGTTAAGATGCACAAcaatagagaaaatattatatagttgACTTGAATAAGGAATGGTTTGTTAATCatataaaacgaataatatatatttaaatttggcataaataaaaaataaatttcgaaatatatgTGTGGTCTGAGATCAACCGGATACATtgtgtatattaatttaatatatttacctTAGAGTTTGGATGAAAAGTAACAAATTTCGATGAGACAACATTACtctaagactattgagggaggatatgcagacatctgggtgccatcctatccgtggtgtgtggcctggtctctgatgtgaattgacgttacactCCCGAGGGAGCAGGAGGGTGGGGAGTGGAGAGTGGTAGAGGCGAGGAAGAAGAGACGGAAGAACAAAAATCAGAGGAAGACAGCCGTCGCCGTTGGAGGAGAGACAGCGAGGAAAGGGGCGAACGTGGCACCGCCGACGAGGATACGCCAGCAGCAATCCCAGCCCAGGACGACAGGCGCGGCGAAAGCGAGCGCCGCCGCAACAAGCAGAGGACCGTCGCAGGCA encodes:
- the LOC126875703 gene encoding uncharacterized protein LOC126875703, which gives rise to MLSHRNLLLFIQTLSAPGSMDIRRGDRILVFLPLFHGYAFGMMNTAISCGAAVYIMGNFELETLLSSVEKYRITHIPLVPPVLVGLAKHPMVPNYDFSSVREIVSGAAPLPPDVSFSSKLPNVIRYNVIL